A single genomic interval of Lathyrus oleraceus cultivar Zhongwan6 chromosome 7, CAAS_Psat_ZW6_1.0, whole genome shotgun sequence harbors:
- the LOC127102119 gene encoding uncharacterized protein LOC127102119 — translation MATDASVSSIKLMNQDLVKLDRFDGRNYTRWQDKMTFLLTALKIQYVLDPNLEAIPEPTENDTDKVKKERKKRKEDELLCRGHILNTLSDRLYDLYTNTASAKEIWNALEFKFKAEEEGTKKFLISKYFDFKMLDSKPILAQVHELQVLVNKIKAVKIDIPEAFQVGAIIAKLPPSWKGYRKKLLHSSEDFSFEKLHKHLCIEE, via the coding sequence ATGGCCACCGACGCTTCTGTTTCAAGCATCAAACTGATGAATCAGGACCTTGTTAAGTTAGATCGTTTCGATGGAAGAAACTATACCCGCTGGCAAGACAAAATGACATTTCTCCTGACCGCCTTGAAAATTCAATATGTCTTGGATCCTAATCTGGAGGCAATTCCAGAACCAACTGAGAATGACACTGATAAAGTAAAAAAGGAGAGAAAGAAACGAAAAGAAGATGAACTGCTTTGTCGTGGACACATCTTGAACACATTATCTGATCGTCTCTATGATCTCTACACCAATACTGCATCCGCAAAGGAAATCTGGAACGCACTCGAATTCAAATTCAAGGCCGAAGAAGAAGGTACGAAAAAGTTTTTAATATCTAAATACTTTGATTTTAAGATGTTGGATTCCAAGCCGATTCTTGCACAAGTACACGAGTTACAGGTTCTCGTGAATAAAATAAAAGCCGTGAAAATTGACATTCCTGAAGCATTCCAAGTCGGTGCGATAATAGCAAAATTGCCACCTTCGTGGAAAGGATACAGAAAGAAATTGCTGCATAGTTCTGAGGACTTTTCTTTTGAGAAACTTCATAAACACCTTTGTATCGAGGAGTAA